CGCCTCGAACACCACGCCGGTGGTGGTGCTGCGCTTCGAGGCCGACGACGAGGCGGCGCTGACACGCATCCAGAGCGCCTTCCGCAGCGCGATTGACAGCGTCTGGCCGGGGCTGAAGCTGCCGTTCTGAAGCCTTCGCGCACGCAGGGGAGATGCATCTCCCCCGTGCATTCCCCCGCACACCGTAGCGCTGCGGGCCATGCCTTTCCCAGCATGGACAAAATGCGGGAAAGTACTATCTATAGAGGAGCGGGGGTGCTCGAGGAGTAGGCCATGGCGAACCGGAACTACAGCCGTGCGGACTGGCAGACGGCACAGGTCGTCGACGACGTCGTGGCTTACCTCATGCGCGGCGGGCGGCCCGCGAGCGCCAAATCGTTCATGAACGAGCACCTCGTCCCGCCGATGGTTCAACGTCGCGTACTGGCCAACCAGGCCGCCGTCAGGCACAGGATTTCGCCCGCGGCCTAGCGCCTCCGCGCCCCGCGGCATGCCGAGCGTCGAGCCCGGCCGCCCCCTCGCGCGGCTGCGACAGGAGGGCGTCCGGGCACGCCCTTGAAGCTTTGTTTCGGCGGGCGGGTTAGCGCTTCGCCTCCACCCAGCCTCGCACCGCGGCCAGTGCCGCCGGCAGGTTTTCCGGCCGGGTGCCGCCCGCCTGGGCCATGTCGGGACGGCCGCCGCCTTTGCCCCCGACCTGCTGGGCGACAAAGTTGACCAGCTCGCCGGCCTTGAACTTGCTGGTCTGGTCGGCAGTAACGCCGGCAATCAGGCTGACCTTGCCTTCGCTCGCCGCCGCCAGCACGATCACCGCCGGCTTCAGCTTGTCCTTGAGCTTGTCCAGGGTTTCACGCAGGGTGGGTACGTCGGCGCCTTCGAGCACCGCCGCCAGCACCTTGACCCCCCCGACCTCCATCGCCTGCCCGGCGAGATCGTCGCCCTGGCTGGCGGCGAGCTTGCTTTTCAGGCGCGCGACTTCTTTTTCCAGCATGCGGACGCTGTCGAGGATGCCGGCGACACGTTCGGCGGCTTCGTCCGGCTGCACTTTCAGCAGCGCGGACATGCCCTGCACCCGGCGCTCCTGCTCCTGCAGGTAGCGCAGCGCGTTCTCGCCGGTAATCGCCTCGACGCGGCGGATGCCGGCGGCGACACCGCCTTCGCTGGTGATCTTGAACAGACCGATGTCGCCGGTGCGCGAGACGTGGGTACCGCCGCACAGCTCCTTCGAGCTGCCGATCGACAGCACCCGCACTTCGTCGGCGTACTTCTCGCCGAACAGCATCATCGCGCCGGATTTCTGCGCCGCATCGAGCGCCATGAGCTCGGCGCGGGTGTCGGTGTTGGCGAGGATCTCGCGGTTGACGATCTCTTCGACCTCACGGATTTCCTCGGCGCTCATCGGTGCAGTGTGGGCGAAGTCGAAACGGGTCTTGTCGGGATCGACGAGCGAGCCCTTCTGCTGCACGTGGGTGCCGAGCACTTCACGCAAAGCCTTGTGCATCAGGTGGGTGACCGAGTGATTGCGCGCAGTCGCGGCACGCGCAGCGACGTCGACCCGGGCGCTCACGCCCTGGCCGACGACCAGCTTTCCGGTACGGACCACGCCATGGTGGCCGAACACCGCGGCCTGGATCTTCTGCGTGTCCTCGACGCCGAAGATCCCGGCCGTAGCGCGCAGTTCGCCGCGATCACCGGCCTGGCCGCCGGACTCGGCGTAGAACGGGGTGTGATCGAGCACGACCACGCCCATCTCGCCTTCGAGCAGCTCATTGACCGGCGCGCTGTCCTTGTACAGGGCGAGGATGTTGCCCTTCTCTTCCAGCAGCTCGTAGCCGTGGAAAGTAGTCTCGGGGCCGTCATAATCCAGGTTGGCCGCCATCTTGAACTTGCCCGCGGCGCGTGCCTGCTCCTTCTGCCGCGCCATCGCGGCGTCGAAGGCGACGGCATCCACGATCACGCCACGCTCACGGCAGATATCGGCGGTGAGGTCGAGCGGGAAGCCATAGGTGTCGTGCAGCTTGAAGGCGGTGTTGCCGTCGAAGACGG
The window above is part of the Thauera aromatica K172 genome. Proteins encoded here:
- the alaS gene encoding alanine--tRNA ligase produces the protein MKSAEIRDAFLKFFESKGHQIVASSSLVPHEDPTLLFTNAGMNQFKDVFLGFDKRPYSRATTSQKCVRAGGKHNDLENVGYTARHHTFFEMLGNFSFGDYFKRDAIAYAWELLTEVFKLPKDKLWVTVYAEDDEAFEIWTREVGVPAERVIRIGDNKGARYASDNFWMMGDTGPCGPCTEIFYDHGEHIWGGPPGSPEEDGDRYIEIWNNVFMQFNRDEQGVMHPLPRPSVDTGMGLERIAAVLQGVHANYEIDLFQVLIQAAYREVGGENSGADLDSPSLKVLADHIRACSFLVADGVIPGNEGRGYVLRRIIRRAIRHGYKLGARAAFFHRMVPDLVGEMGRAYPELKDGERRITDVLRQEEERFFATLENGMAIVEAELAAMEAAGKTVFDGNTAFKLHDTYGFPLDLTADICRERGVIVDAVAFDAAMARQKEQARAAGKFKMAANLDYDGPETTFHGYELLEEKGNILALYKDSAPVNELLEGEMGVVVLDHTPFYAESGGQAGDRGELRATAGIFGVEDTQKIQAAVFGHHGVVRTGKLVVGQGVSARVDVAARAATARNHSVTHLMHKALREVLGTHVQQKGSLVDPDKTRFDFAHTAPMSAEEIREVEEIVNREILANTDTRAELMALDAAQKSGAMMLFGEKYADEVRVLSIGSSKELCGGTHVSRTGDIGLFKITSEGGVAAGIRRVEAITGENALRYLQEQERRVQGMSALLKVQPDEAAERVAGILDSVRMLEKEVARLKSKLAASQGDDLAGQAMEVGGVKVLAAVLEGADVPTLRETLDKLKDKLKPAVIVLAAASEGKVSLIAGVTADQTSKFKAGELVNFVAQQVGGKGGGRPDMAQAGGTRPENLPAALAAVRGWVEAKR